In Saprospiraceae bacterium, a genomic segment contains:
- a CDS encoding glycosyltransferase family 2 protein, whose translation MQTLSVVIPVYNEERTIHLILDAIAEVQLPGDLKMEILLVNDCSTDQTEVRLLQYIAAHPGRNYVYRKHEINKGKGAALHTGIKEAKGDLILIQDADLEYDPREYPLLLQPILENKADVVYGSRFIGGKPHRILFFWHSIGNKFLSFLSNVFTNLNLTDMETCYKLFKSDVIKSLDLVERRFGFEPEVTAKISRIKGLRIFEVGISYYGRTYAEGKKINWKDGIRAIYCILKYRFVS comes from the coding sequence TTGCAAACCTTATCTGTCGTCATACCTGTTTACAACGAGGAAAGAACAATACATCTCATTCTCGATGCCATTGCAGAAGTACAATTGCCCGGTGACCTGAAAATGGAAATTTTACTGGTCAACGATTGTTCCACAGACCAAACTGAAGTTCGTCTATTGCAATACATTGCAGCGCATCCCGGCAGAAATTATGTTTACCGCAAACACGAAATCAACAAAGGAAAAGGGGCAGCCCTTCATACTGGGATTAAAGAAGCAAAAGGCGATCTGATCCTCATTCAGGATGCAGACCTCGAATATGATCCCCGTGAATATCCTTTGTTGCTTCAACCTATATTAGAAAATAAAGCAGATGTAGTTTATGGATCGCGTTTTATCGGCGGTAAACCACATAGAATATTATTTTTTTGGCATTCGATTGGCAATAAATTCCTGAGCTTTTTATCAAATGTTTTTACCAATCTGAATCTGACAGATATGGAAACGTGTTATAAGCTTTTCAAATCCGATGTCATCAAGTCCCTGGATCTGGTCGAACGTCGATTCGGCTTTGAACCGGAAGTGACCGCAAAAATTTCGCGGATAAAAGGACTCCGCATATTTGAAGTTGGAATTTCCTATTATGGCAGAACCTATGCCGAAGGAAAAAAAATAAACTGGAAAGATGGCATCAGAGCCATTTATTGTATTCTGAAATATCGCTTTGTAAGCTGA